The following coding sequences lie in one Rutidosis leptorrhynchoides isolate AG116_Rl617_1_P2 chromosome 4, CSIRO_AGI_Rlap_v1, whole genome shotgun sequence genomic window:
- the LOC139904158 gene encoding actin-interacting protein 1-2-like: protein MAKLIETYACIPSTERGRGILISGNPKTNSFLYCNGRSVIIRYLDRPLDVEVYAEHAYQTTVARFSPNGEWIASADVSGTVRIWGTHNGFVLKNEFRVLSGRIDDLQWSDDGMRIVASGDGKGKSFIRAFMWDSGSNVGEFDGHSRRVLSCAFKPTRPFRIVSCGEDFLVNFYEGPPFKFKQSHRDHSNFVNCVRFSPDGTKFITVSSDKRGLLYDGKTAEKKGELSSEDCHKGSIYAVSWSPDSKQVLTVSADKTAKIWTISENFNGTVAKTLCPGSDGVEDMLVGCLWQNDYVVTVSLGGTIYVYSASDLDKEPMIMCGHMKNVNSLAVLKSSPEIILSSSYDGLIFRWTRGFGYSGKLERKDKNQIKCLAVVDEEIMSSGFDNKIWRIPLSGDQCAEANIVDIGNQPKDLSFALNDRDLALIAIETGVVLLRGTQVLSTVDLGFTVSACVIAPDGTEAIVGGQDGKLHIYSVNGDSLKNEAVLEKHRGEITVIRYSPDVSMFASADANREAVVWDRVTREVKLKNMLYHTARINSLAWSPDNTMVATGSLDTCVIVYEVSKPASSRTTIKGANLGGVYAVAFVDDNTVVSSGEDACIRFWQITPR, encoded by the exons ATGGCGAAACTTATAGAAACATACGCTTGTATCCCATCAACAGAACGTGGCCGCGGAATTCTAATCTCCGGCAACCCAAAAACCAACTCCTTTCTATACTGCAACGGTCGGTCGGTTATAATCCGTTATCTCGATCGACCGTTGGATGTGGAGGTGTATGCAGAACACGCTTATCAAACAACCGTTGCTAGATTTTCACCCAATGGTGAATGGATCGCGTCTGCTGATGTGTCTGGTACGGTTAGGATCTGGGGGACACATAATGGGTTTGTTTTGAAGAATGAGTTTCGGGTTTTATCGGGTCGGATTGATGATTTACAATGGTCTGATGATGGGATGAGGATTGTGGCTTCTGGTGATGGCAAAGGGAAATCTTTTATTAGAGCTTTCAT GTGGGATTCTGGAAGCAATGTTGGAGAATTTGACGGGCATTCAAGAAGAGTTCTAAGCTGCGCATTCAAACCGACTAGACCATTTCGCATCGTCTCATGCGGAGAGGACTTCTTGGTGAACTTCTATGAAGGTCCACCATTTAAGTTCAAGCAGTCACATAG GGATCACTCAAATTTTGTCAACTGTGTAAGATTTTCGCCTGATGGCACCAAATTCATCACTGTGAGCTCTGACAAACGAGGGCTGTTATATGATGGAAAAACTGCAGAGAAGAAGGGTGAGTTGTCATCAGAGGATTGTCACAAAGGAAGTATATATGCTGTTAGCTGGAGTCCTGACAGTAAACAG GTGCTAACCGTATCAGCTGATAAGactgctaaaatatggacaatatCAGAGAATTTCAATGGGACTGTTGCAAAGACATTATGTCCAGGCTCTGACGGTGTCGAAGACATGCTAGTTGGGTGTCTATGGCAAAATGATTATGTAGTTACCGTGTCTCTCGGTGGGACCATATATGTATACTCTGCAAGTGATCTTGATAAGGAACCAATGATTATGTGTGGACACATGAAGAATGTTAATTCACTAGCAGTACTTAAAAGCAGCCCGGAGATTATTTTATCCAGTAGCTATGATGGATTAATATTTAGGTGGACTCGAGGGTTCGGTTACAGTGGTAAGTTAGAGAGAAAAGATAAAAACCAAATTAAATGTCTTGCTGTTGTTGACGAGGAGATCATGTCTTCTGGATTTGACAATAAG ATTTGGAGGATTCCTCTAAGTGGAGACCAATGTGCAGAAGCAAATATTGTTGACATTGGGAATCAACCAAAGGACTTGAGTTTCGCTCTGAATGATCGTGATCTTGCATTGATTGCTATCGAGACAGGTGTCGTTCTCCTGCGTGGTACACAAGTATTGTCAACTGTTGACCTAGGGTTTACAGTGAGTGCCTGTGTAATTGCCCCTGATGGAACAGAAGCCATTGTGGGTGGGCAAGATGGTAAATTACACATTTATTCTGTCAATGGTGATTCTCTTAAGAACGAAGCTGTTCTTGAAAAACATCGAGGTGAAATCACCGTGATACGTTATTCTCCTGACGTTTCTATGTTTGCCTCTGCTGATGCCAATAGAGAAGCTGTTGTCTGGGATCGTGTCACCAGGGAg GTGAAGCTTAAGAACATGTTATATCACACAGCTCGTATAAATAGTTTAGCTTGGTCTCCTGATAATACCATGGTTGCAACCGGATCTTTGGATACATGTGTCATTGTATATGAAGTAAGCAAGCCAGCCTCAAGCCGCACGACAATAAAGGGAGCCAACCTCGGTGGGGTCTACGCAGTCGCATTTGTTGATGACAACACTGTCGTGAGTTCCGGTGAAGACGCCTGCATTCGTTTTTGGCAGATAACTCCACGATAA
- the LOC139904159 gene encoding uncharacterized protein gives MIGFCDENGEKIIINQHYPKGSLSMHLSDPKFVWEKRKDLVWGVVNAIIYLHDMETRSYYVIHRNINSSTILLDKNWKPMLSGFEFSIKRLVDRKNQVFLCGPLGTRGYIDPTTETNGGVTHKSDMYSLGVVLFEILCGRKANEDGRLLVPLVFKEEFKKLVHPNRLSEKQDEASYWWFSMIKGVAYSCLHEDHGQRPSASEIPNKLMGLSFDSDNGYEYDRWSLKQRGAYRKYPVIKRVPPEPWKIDNLEHLRIELTDIKTANYSHENNIIKFADYEYIHYKVEVRCYDREYISLDKRNNEDELPKRDYNAKMICVYYDKNYNTKPLQILSRCHHRNIESFLGYSDSIKSYRRKPDDEFFMFLFFELLDSAKYLSDHLDSYMLTWEKRLKICIDVAHGLRYLHDEIDDQTMVIHNDIKCSNIMFDDDSSRAQISGLERLESVPMDVVQRMRKQNCQVDIDLQMGAEYARLVKMDVIGFGLFMYEIMCSDSLTLSLGETDGERDQRLAHTIEKAFKGGSKKRQIRPALMNANSQNNFFLHVGPNEDSLDTFIETIRWCLVGKQNLNKRPTMNDVIKELKKALAFHENSRDNFKMSFQDIKMATQNFSNEIGGGGFGSVYKGEVSNGHKTIVAKKLDTSYGQGEKQYYTELEILYVYKHENIIGLEGYSRETDEKIIVYEYAARGSLDRHLKSASLTWRNRLKICIDAANGLEFLHGGVEGQVVIHRDIKAANILLFSDWKAKLGDFGLSIISAIDKETDYVIDHPCGTESYVDPLYRKLGLLTLESDIYSFGVVLFEILCGRTTYAIIPRDWSLSVLDFVKLKFEGKKDEMVFKAIKDEIVPESLTTFLNLIYKCLDGDRKSRPTSKEVLTELNKALKFQNEHRILEPITA, from the exons ATGATTGGATTTTGCGACGAAAATGGTGAGAAGATCATTATAAATCAACATTATCCCAAAGGAAGTTTGTCGATGCATCTTAGTGATCCAAAGTTCGTGTGGGAGAAAAGAAAAGATTTAGTTTGGGGTGTTGTTAATGCAATAATATACCTCCATGATATGGAGACTCGGAGTTATTATGTTATACATCGTAATATTAATAGTTCTACAATTTTATTAGATAAAAATTGGAAGCCCATGTTATCTGGATTTGAATTTTCAATCAAACGTTTAGTAGATCGTAAGAACCAGGTTTTCCTATGTGGTCCACTCGGGACACGAGGGTATATAGACCCCACGACCGAAACGAATGGAGGTGTGACACACAAGTCAGATATGTACTCATTGGGCGTTGTTCTATTTGAAATCTTGTGCGGGAGGAAAGCAAACGAGGATGGTAGGTTGTTAGTTCCATTGGTATTTAAAGAAGAGTTCAAGAAACTAGTCCATCCTAATCGATTGTCCGAAAAACAAGATGAGGCGTCATATTGGTGGTTCTCGATGATAAAAGGAGTTGCATACTCTTGCTTACATGAGGACCATGGGCAACGTCCTAGTGCATCAGAGATTCCTAACAAACTAATGGGCTTGAGCTTTGATAGTGATAATGGATATGAG TATGATCGTTGGTCACTGAAGCAAAGAGGCGCCTACCGAAAATATCCAGTGATTAAAAGAGTACCACCCGAGCCTTGGAAG ATAGACAACTTGGAACACTTGAGAATTGAACTAACAGACATAAAGACGGCCAATTATTCGCACGAAAATAACATAATCAAGTTTGCCGATTATGAGTATATTCATTACAAAGTAGAAGTAAGATGTTACGATAGGGAATATATTTCCCTAGACAAAAGAAATAATGAAGATGAACTACCAAAGAGAGACTACAATGCAAAGATGATATGTGTCTACTATGATAAAAATTACAACACTAAACCATTACAAATTCTTAGTCGTTGTCATCATCGCAACATCGAATCGTTTCTTGGATATTCAGACAGCATAAAATCATATCGTAGAAAGCCAGACGATGAATTTTTTATGTTTCTTTTCTTTGAGTTATTAGATTCTGCTAAATACCTTTCTGATCATTTGGATAGTTATATGCTTACATGGGAAAAACGTTTGAAAATCTGCATTGATGTTGCACATGGCTTGAGATACCTTCATGATGAGATTGATGACCAAACGATGGTAATACACAATGATATAAAATGCTCTAATATCATGTTCGATGATGACTCTTCGAGGGCACAAATATCTGGACTTGAACGCTTGGAATCAGTGCCTATGGATGTCGTTCAACGTATGCGAAAACAGAATTGTCAAGTTGATATAGATCTTCAAATGGGAGCAGAATATGCTAGACTTGTTAAGATGGATGTAATTGGATTCGGATTGTTTATGTATGAGATCATGTGTAGCGATTCTTTAACCCTTTCTTTAGGGGAGACGGATGGTGAGCGAGACCAACGGTTAGCCCACACGATAGAAAAAGCCTTCAAAGGTGGAAGTAAAAAGAGGCAGATACGTCCTGCATTAATGAATGCAAACAGTCAAAACAATTTCTTTCTCCATGTAGGACCCAACGAAGACTCATTGGACACATTCATAGAAACTATACGTTGGTGTTTGGTAGGAAAGCAGAACCTGAACAAGCGTCCAACGATGAATGACGTCATCAAGGAACTTAAAAAAGCATTAGCCTTTCAT GAAAACAGCAGAGACAACTTCAAAATGTCATTTCAAGATATTAAAATGGCGACACAAAATTTCAGTAATGAAATTGGAGGGGGAGGTTTCGGAAGCGTATACAAGGGAGAAGTTTCAAATGGGCATAAGACCATTGTCGCAAAGAAGTTAGACACGAGTTATGGTCAAGGGGAGAAACAGTATTACACCGAGCTCGAAATTCTTTATGTGTACAAGCATGAGAATATTATCGGTCTTGAAGGCTATAGTAGAGAAACAGATGAAAAAATCATTGTTTATGAATACGCAGCTAGGGGAAGTCTCGATAGGCATTTAAAGTCTGCTAGTCTAACGTGGAGGAACCGACTTAAGATATGCATCGATGCTGCAAACGGGCTGGAGTTCCTTCATGGAGGCGTTGAAGGGCAGGTTGTGATACATAGGGACATCAAAGCTGCTAACATACTACTATTTAGTGATTGGAAGGCAAAACTAGGTGATTTTGGGCTTTCCATAATAAGTGCGATAGATAAAGAAACGGACTATGTCATCGATCATCCTTGTGGTACAGAGAGCTACGTGGACCCGTTGTATAGAAAATTGGGTCTTTTAACCTTAGAATCAGATATTTATTCATTTGGAGTGGTTTTATTTGAGATTTTGTGTGGGAGAACAACGTATGCAATCATTCCCAGAGATTGGAGTTTGTCTGTACTAGATTTCGTTAAGCTTAAATTTGAAGGAAAAAAAGATGAGATGGTGTTTAAAGCTATAAAGGATGAAATTGTGCCAGAATCGTTGACTACATTTCTGAACCTTATCTACAAGTGTTTGGATGGTGATAGAAAAAGTCGACCAACTTCAAAAGAAGTTTTGACAGAACTCAATAAGGCATTGAAATTCCAA AATGAGCATAGAATATTGGAGCCCATAACCGCCTAA